The genomic DNA taggtacataaatttatttatacgacACTAAGCAACTACCTAGTACTTAGGTATTCATGAAAATGCACTCATGTGGGTAGGTAGTACCTACAATTACAGGATAAGGGTTAGTTTCTGTCACTGACAGACTTGATAGATGGTTCTGCTGTACcgattaggtaggtaggtacttactttttgtAAGTTTGAGCCAGGATTACCTTTTCTGAATCAAGAATCGTACCGAAGTACCATCTTTGAACTCTAATCTTGgttaaagaacaaaatatatcttattaGTTACTAGAAATATCTTGTGTTCAgttagatatattataattgaTATTGCAATTGTATTGGTAAATAAATAGCACCTTTCCAGAAAGAACATCGGGCAGGTGGGTATCATCGCGTTCTACCTGCCTACCTAAATGAAATTGCGGAAATGTAAGGTATTGTACTGACCATCTAGCGAGCTATAATGCATGCTACACGTACCTATTCAATAACTACATATAAAGGTAAGCTTTGCGATATACGACTCGTTAATATAAGTTTTAGGTACCTCGGTACACTTGCGATGTGACTATCTTATCCTTAATTATTTCCTACCACAGCTTTTAGAACATTTAATCTTGAGTCTCTGcttatagtaggtacctagttctTTAGGTTTCTACGGGTGAGCAAGATatctgtattttaaaataattaactaacttTAGCTCAATAGTACAAAGTTACTTAACAGTTTTTCTTATTCCGACTAGTAAGTGCTCAATCGTTCAATCGAGGTCGAAAGTATTTGAGGGCCGCGGCCAAGGCTGGTTGACGACATTTCGACGTCTTTACGTCTCAGGAATCCTAAACAGAACCTTATTTGGTCTATCATATAGGTACCTAGGCACATTATATACATAGGGACATAGGTAGCTCATTTAGGATAAACTTTATGCGCTCTCCATTTGGTATATTTCGGGGTGCCAGTTCTTGTATTTACTCtgtagtaaaatttattttgggGTAGCAATACCTGTACATGCCAAAAGTAggcatcataattatttttaacatttaatttagcCATTGAATTACCAGCTTCGGTTACGACGAATAACtgatatacttatatgtatttctACTGCCCATTGTTCATACACTATTTAAAATCAGTTTGATCTAACAGTAACGTCTCAGTAACCTACCTACCGTTTGTTTGATACACTTCAATTTAAAACTGAGATGAACATTCGTAGGATTTTAATTGTCTTAGTACGTAGGTACCATCAAATTCATGATTACCGGTAGGTACCTAAGGCAAGTATTGAAACTCTTAGACGAAATTACAATGactcattaattaatattgtgatGATCGACTCAAGTAGTTAGATTGATGTATTATGGATCGAAGAATATAACATACTTAACTAAAgacataaaagttaaaatatcgTAAATTGACAGTTCTTTAGTGGCAGAATatgcaattaaatattttgctacAAAAGGTAGGTACTGGGTACCCAGTATGATTAATGTGCTAACACAATTTATGAGAGAAATACAGTTTCAAGAAAATAAATCGGTAAATCCCTGGTATTAACATATGACAGAGACCTATCCCGCTGACTAAGAAGTATGGTCTTTAATATTGTGTCtataataagaattttattgaaaacgtgTTTTTGCAAGTAAACATTGCTAAGACAAAATAGTATGGATTAAAAAGTTACTTACACTTGCGTTTTCTCTCCTTGTGCTTGATTGCAAATtgttaaaagtaatgttaaagcaattgagattttattatccatgatttaaaaactaaacatttgCGACTCGCGGAAAATGGAAGCGCGGATCCGCGAGCGGTCCGCTTCGCGTGATCGTTTCACTACTACTGCGTCCACGCAGCTTGAACTTGCTCTCCGTGGAAAAAGGCTGCGCGTGCGCTGACGCTCTGTATCTGAGCTTTTATACACAGAACTAGCAAATTAACATTTCGCAAGCTTTGTTTGAAGAGAAATATTAACATGCGTCATAGGTTACACTCTAAAACAGATAAATACGATTAACGATGTTGTTAGTAGACATAAGGtaaatttaacaatttaaaacaaatttgaGATTTTGGTTCATGTccctttattttcttatttacacATTATTAACAGCATGAGGTTGCATGCAATTCACAGTGTATGTTATAAAGTTAAGATCTTGTAGCAAGTTTGTTAATCTTTCAAAATGTCTTTCAGTGTAGGGCAAGGCACCTTCAATAAACCCAGCTAAGGCAGGAACTTTCAAGTTTCCTGCAATAATTTCGGGcgctaaaatattaaatacgaGTTGTGCTGCATGACAGTTCTTGTTATTTGTATTCCATTCCGCGGCAAACTTTAATAAAGTTTCTTTTTGAGTGTGGTTGATTTCTTTGAGGGTTTCATACAGCTTTTCGTTTCCACCAGCAAGAACTTCATTAACTATTTTCAAAACATGCATTGGCCTTTGCATTCGTAGTGCTAATTTCAGAGCTTTAATTAATTGCTTATCATGTAACAAATTCATTAATTCTTGTTCTTGTAATATCATTTCTTCTCTTTCCTTAGCTAACTGTATTCTTTTCTCTGCAGTTACATCTTTGAGCTTCACCAACTTTGAATCAGAGCCACCAGTGATAACTATTGATTCGTCTTTACTAACTGCTAAAGACCACACCTTGCCATCATGATTATCTAGGGACATTTTACTTTCTGATGTTTTTATATTCCAAAGTTTGAGTAATCCATCAGCTCCACTTGACAATATTTGTTGTCCTCTACTAACAAACTCAACTTTGAGAACAGAACTCTCATGTCCTTCAAAAGTTTTAAGGCAGCTCAAGTCAGCTATAGACCATAACTTGATTGTACTATCTGCTGAAGATGTCAGGACTACTTGATCTACTGGGGAGAATCTGACACACCATACACCTCTTCTATGTCCTTTAAGAACACCAAGTAATGTCAACTCCTCTGACCATAGTTTGGCAGTTTTATCCTGTGATCCAGTAGCAATCATTTTATCATTAGGCGATACAGATACACAATTGATATCCATTTGATGAGCCAGCTCTGTGTAAGTTGATTTGATCTTTTGGTCACTTGCGGGTTCCTTAGGGACATTCCAAACTTTTAAACAATTGTCTTGACTTACAGATGCGAAGAAATCATTTGAGGACTGGGAGGCATATACTGATCCAACAGATGCTGTATGTCTAGCTCCAACTCCAATACAAGATATTTGGTTGTCAGGGTTTTGTAACCAAAGTCTTACAGAATTATCTTTGGCTGAAGACACAAACATTTCAGGTTTTGTTGGGAAGCGAGCAAGAGCCAATACTATATCTGTGTGTCCCTTTACAATTTGGCAGTTCATACTATCAATTTCATAATACTTCAAGTCAGGGCTGTTGGTAGCTACCACCAAGTGTGTTTCATCTTTtcccaaaaatataatatccaGCACTTCATCAGTGAAACCAATTAACTGCTTTTTACATTCAAAGGTTTCAAGATCATGAATGATAATGTTGTGATCTGCTGTGACAACAGACAGAACATTTCGTAATTCATTAAAAAGCAAATGTGTGACAGCTAAGCCACCCTCCTCAGCTGCTGGAGATACAAGACTATTGGTTTGCTCAAACATGAGTCGGCTCATTAACATATTCCATACTTTCACAACACCTTTCTCTCCTGCACATGCAACATATATACCTTCTGTCTCAAGCTTCTTCTTAAAGTTTGGTATTTTAAATGTTGCAGGTAATAGAATAGTAGATTCTATACTTTCATATACAGGAACAACTCTAAGTGCTTTGCTTTCATTTAAATTCCACAATATTAATACACGATCTCTACCAGAACTGACCATATGTTCTCCATCTGAAGTAAACTGCAGTGAAGTGATTTTACTGAAATGTCCAGAAAAGATTAAATGTTCCTTGCCAGTTTTCGAGTTCCATGATCTGATTTTAGTGTCATCAGCTGCAccaaaaattaattgtttgttaGTATCTGGATGATATTTCAAAACAGAGAATACTCCAACTGCACCTCGCAAACTACTTGTGCAAGTATTATGTGCAAGGTCCCATAACCGAATGTTGCCATCGGAACCACCCGAAGCAATATTTTCATCAGTGTGTTCAAATGCAATTTTAGCGACAGGGCCTTTGTGGCCAGACCTCCAAATCTTCTGCTGCTGTCCAGTCTCTTGATCCCATAGCTTCATCAATCCACTTTTGTGTGCTGTTACAACTGATTTATTATCGTGGGACATTTGGAAAGTATAAATTTGATCTGATTCGGCATCTTCATCAGTCTGTGCTATGGTGTGGCTAGTAGAGAATGTGTTGACATCAACCACTTTGATAACATCATCGCAGTGGCATAGAAGATGAACTCCATCTGTGGTCCACTGTACATCTCCACCAGTATAAAATGCAGTGTACTCTGCAGTTTTCTCATATCTGAAATATATACAATTCAAATTAATGATGTACTAGAACAataaatttattactatttgttATGTTTTCTGTGCACTGATCTAATGACAACTAACCTATCAACAAAAACATGTGATTTATGAACTATGCAAAAGAATTATGAATGATGTTATTCACAGATATAAacaataagtaggtatgttattttttttctatctatcACAAATTATAGTTCTAGCTTCTATTTCT from Spodoptera frugiperda isolate SF20-4 chromosome 26, AGI-APGP_CSIRO_Sfru_2.0, whole genome shotgun sequence includes the following:
- the LOC118264413 gene encoding transducin beta-like protein 3, which gives rise to MSNLLKEIYEKTAEYTAFYTGGDVQWTTDGVHLLCHCDDVIKVVDVNTFSTSHTIAQTDEDAESDQIYTFQMSHDNKSVVTAHKSGLMKLWDQETGQQQKIWRSGHKGPVAKIAFEHTDENIASGGSDGNIRLWDLAHNTCTSSLRGAVGVFSVLKYHPDTNKQLIFGAADDTKIRSWNSKTGKEHLIFSGHFSKITSLQFTSDGEHMVSSGRDRVLILWNLNESKALRVVPVYESIESTILLPATFKIPNFKKKLETEGIYVACAGEKGVVKVWNMLMSRLMFEQTNSLVSPAAEEGGLAVTHLLFNELRNVLSVVTADHNIIIHDLETFECKKQLIGFTDEVLDIIFLGKDETHLVVATNSPDLKYYEIDSMNCQIVKGHTDIVLALARFPTKPEMFVSSAKDNSVRLWLQNPDNQISCIGVGARHTASVGSVYASQSSNDFFASVSQDNCLKVWNVPKEPASDQKIKSTYTELAHQMDINCVSVSPNDKMIATGSQDKTAKLWSEELTLLGVLKGHRRGVWCVRFSPVDQVVLTSSADSTIKLWSIADLSCLKTFEGHESSVLKVEFVSRGQQILSSGADGLLKLWNIKTSESKMSLDNHDGKVWSLAVSKDESIVITGGSDSKLVKLKDVTAEKRIQLAKEREEMILQEQELMNLLHDKQLIKALKLALRMQRPMHVLKIVNEVLAGGNEKLYETLKEINHTQKETLLKFAAEWNTNNKNCHAAQLVFNILAPEIIAGNLKVPALAGFIEGALPYTERHFERLTNLLQDLNFITYTVNCMQPHAVNNV